In the Blattabacterium sp. (Blattella germanica) str. Bge genome, CATGATTGTTTTTGAAAGTAATCATTCCTCCAATTCCTATTTTAATTCCTAAGTCAATAATTTTTTTAGCTTCTTCTAGAGTTCCAGAAAAACAATGGAACACTCCTCTAAGAGAAGAGCTTTTTTCTTTTGATAAAATATGAAAAATGTAATCAAAAGCTTGTCTACAATGTATAACTATGGGAAGTTTTTTTTTTTTTGCCCATTTTATTTGAGTTTGAAAAGCGTATTCTTGTTCTGATACAAATTTATTTTCTAAATAAAGATCCATTCCAATTTCTCCGATAGAAATGAAAGAATGTTTCAATAACCATTTTTCAATACTATTTAATTCTTTTTCTAAATTATTTGGAAAAACTTTATTAGGATGAAGCCCTATCATAGGATAACATATGTTAGGATATTTTTTTTCTAATTTTAATATATTAGGGATGTCTGAAG is a window encoding:
- a CDS encoding TatD family hydrolase, producing the protein MKITDTHAHLYMKEFSEDIDSVIQKAIHLGIHRFFIPSIDTSDIPNILKLEKKYPNICYPMIGLHPNKVFPNNLEKELNSIEKWLLKHSFISIGEIGMDLYLENKFVSEQEYAFQTQIKWAKKKKLPIVIHCRQAFDYIFHILSKEKSSSLRGVFHCFSGTLEEAKKIIDLGIKIGIGGMITFKNNHVSQFLHKISLDHIMLETDSPYLSPHPFRGKRNEPKNLRIILKKLSQIYSTSEEKIANIIHMNVENLFFS